The Drosophila mauritiana strain mau12 chromosome 2R, ASM438214v1, whole genome shotgun sequence genome has a segment encoding these proteins:
- the LOC117136103 gene encoding LOW QUALITY PROTEIN: uncharacterized protein LOC117136103 (The sequence of the model RefSeq protein was modified relative to this genomic sequence to represent the inferred CDS: inserted 2 bases in 1 codon; deleted 2 bases in 1 codon; substituted 1 base at 1 genomic stop codon) — protein MAVSSGHIFYLCLFGLLFFVEEHEVISFICLNFVKYIKHPQPISVQRGNAEYSLESLDTRCDHDFVEYFHRVPDSKILYTFRVVKLAPAFTITITIKVLKTHRIMYKIENFKGCEFLNNPVPFKVFGQIYKQLVVNGRYFECLIXPRVYFLKNEGLVSTIFNIHPPGRFQLTMRLKIXQKCSFVMELL, from the exons ATGGCTGTCAGCAGTGGTCATATTTTTTATCTTTGCCTGTTTGGCTTACTGTTTTTCGTAGAAGAACATGAGGTAATctcatttatttgtttaaattttgtaaaa tatataaaacatcCGCAGCCAATTTCCGTTCAAAGGGGCAATGCAGAATACAGTCTAGAATCGCTGGATACCAGATGTGATCATGATTTCGTGGAATACTTCCATAGGGTGCCTGACTCTAAGATTCTATATACTTTTCGTGTCGTTAAATTGGCCCCAGCTTTTACCATCACTATAACAATTAAAGTGCTCAAGACACATCGCATTATGTACAAGATAGAAAACTTCAAGGGTTGCGAATTTCTTAACAATCCAG TACCTTTCAAAGTATTCGGCCAAATTTACAAGCAGCTGGTGGTCAATGGCAGGTACTTCGAGTGCCTCATTTAGCCAAGGGTTTACTTTCTAAAAAATGAGGGTTTGGTGTCCACGATTTTCAACATCCATCCACCTGGACGCTTCCAACTAACGATGCggttaaaaat acaaaaatgcTCATTCGTTATGGAGCTGTTGTGA
- the LOC117136105 gene encoding uncharacterized protein LOC117136105, producing MVFQKGNIKFILESLETNCDHDYVEYFRKVPNTKLLYTFRVVKLAPAFTIDITVKVVKTQRIFYKMENIKGCEFLNNPLLFKLFGEVYNHLVVNSSYFKCPIKPKVYYLKNEGSVSMIPSIHPPGRFQLSMRVRMAESRAPFVMEMLWKYKIVRIK from the coding sequence ATGGTCTTCCAAAAAGGCAACATCAAGTTCATCCTGGAGTCTCTGGAGACGAATTGTGACCACGATTACGTTGAGTATTTCCGCAAAGTTCCGAACACGAAACTGCTTTATACCTTTCGAGTGGTCAAACTGGCACCTGCTTTCACCATCGATATAACAGTGAAAGTAGTTAAGACCCAGAGGATTTTCTATAAGATGGAGAACATAAAGGGCTGTGAGTTTCTGAACAATCCGCTGCTCTTCAAATTGTTTGGCGAGGTCTACAACCACCTCGTGGTCAATAGCAGTTACTTTAAGTGCCCCATCAAGCCGAAGGTTTACTACCTGAAAAATGAGGGTTCAGTGTCAATGATTCCCAGCATCCATCCACCTGGACGCTTCCAGCTGTCGATGCGTGTGCGAATGGCGGAAAGTCGAGCGCCATTCGTTATGGAAATGTTGTGGAAGTATAAAATTGTGCGtatcaaataa
- the LOC117138431 gene encoding uncharacterized protein LOC117138431 — protein sequence MGSKAKEQKTKAVCLGLELKYNRSNVEYFGLVPGESSMMMINSTKWFKNIFLDNRIENAGSNRTIYNIKNLAICNFLNNRLMSKVYSVIYEGFVGNSTVFRCPVQPGVYYLSNSVREVEVPMFHPPGMFRLYVKLKAEKEGNMLTELNWRYRVRRI from the exons ATGGGATCGAAGGCGAAA GAGCAGAAAACGAAAGCCGTGTGCTTAGGCTTGGAATTGAAATACAATAGATCGAATGTGGAATACTTTGGTTTGGTTCCAGGAGAATCTTCCATGATGATGATTAACTCAACCAAGTGGTTTAAAAACATCTTTTTGGACAATCGAATTGAGAACGCGGGCTCGAACAGAACCATTTACAACATCAAAAACTTGGCCATCTGTAACTTCTTAAATAATCGCTTGATGTCCAAGGTATACTCGGTGATCTATGAAGGATTCGTAGGCAATTCCACGGTATTTAGATGCCCCGTCCAGCCAGGTGTCTACTACCTGAGCAATAGTGTCAGAGAAGTCGAGGTGCCCATGTTTCATCCACCTGGAATGTTTCGATTATATGTCAAACTAAAGGCTGAAAAGGAGGGCAATATGCTCACAGAGCTCAACTGGCGATATCGTGTTAGGCGTATATGA
- the LOC117136104 gene encoding uncharacterized protein LOC117136104, translating into MSVDHSVLRYIRFRGGSKFIMESLVTSCDHNFVEYFRKAPDTVDIYTFRVVKLAKAFTIDFAVRVVKTKRVMYKIDNFDGCQFLMNPLMNRVFGTVYKRLVVNGSFFSCPIKPGVYYIRNGGSVAMLPVFQPPGRYQITTRVRMQESRHPFVMEMLWVYSVARIK; encoded by the exons ATGTCTGTGGACCATTCTGTGTTACGGTACATTCGTTTTAG AGGAGGCTCCAAGTTTATCATGGAATCCCTGGTGACCAGTTGTGATCACAATTTTGTGGAGTATTTTCGTAAGGCTCCCGACACGGTGGATATTTACACCTTTCGTGTAGTAAAACTGGCCAAAGCCTTCACCATCGATTTCGCTGTGAGGGTCGTGAAGACAAAGAGAGTTATGTACAAGATAGATAACTTTGATGGCTGCCAGTTTCTGATGAATCCCCTGATGAATCGAGTTTTCGGAACTGTATACAAACGGCTGGTCGTGAATGGCAGTTTCTTCAGTTGCCCCATCAAGCCGGGGGTGTATTACATCAGGAACGGGGGTTCCGTGGCCATGTTGCCGGTGTTCCAGCCGCCTGGAAGATACCAAATCACCACGCGCGTCAGGATGCAAGAAAGTAGGCACCCCTTTGTGATGGAAATGCTGTGGGTATACAGTGTAGCTCGAATTAAATAA